TCGCGGCGGTCGAGGAGTTTTCGATCCCGGTGTTCTCGCAGGGCGCGCACCCGAGTGTGCTCGGCCGCCGCCACGTGCCGTGGGAGACCGACGTCACGATCGCCTGCGGCGGCGCCGCGGTGCAGCCGGGCGACATCATCATGGGCGACCGCGACGGGGTGATCGTGATCCCGCCGTTCCTGCTCGCGGAGGTCGCGGCAGAGGCGGCCGCCCAGGAGCGGGCCGACGCCTGGGTCGCCGCGCAGGTCGCGAACGGCGCGGCCGTTGACGGACTCTTCCCCATGAACGCCGAGTGGCGCGCGCGCTACGAGGCCGAGACCGCGGGCGGGCAGGCCTGACCATGAGCGTCGAGTCCAAGTCGGAGCAGGCGTACCGCCTGATCCGCGGCCGCATCGACGACGGGCAGTACGTGCCCGGGTACCGCCTCGTGCTCGCGCCGATCGCGAACGAGCTCGGCATGTCAGTCGTACCGGTGCGCGAGGCGATCCGGCGCCTGGAGGCCGAGCAGCTCGTCACCTTCGAGCGCAACGTCGGCGCCCAGGTCGCTCTCATCAAGGAGACCGAGTACCTGCACACCATGCAGACGCTCGCGCTCGTCGAGGGCGCCGCGACGGCACTCGCCGCCCCCGATATCTCCGAGGATCAGATCCGGCGGGCGCGCGCGGTCAACCAGACCATGCGCGAGACCCTCGACGCGTTCGATCCGCAGCGCTTCACTGCCCTCAACCTCGAGTTCCACAGCGTGCTCTTCGAGAGCTGCCCGAATCCGCACATCCTCGATCTCGTCCACCGCGGCTGGAATCGCATGAAGGTCCTCCGCAATTCCTCGTTCAGCTTCGTCCCGGGGCGTGCGCAGGAGTCGGTCGACGAGCACGAGCGGATCCTCGATCTCATCGAGCGCCGCGCGCCGGTCGCCGAGATCGAGTCCGTTGCCCGCGCGCACCGCACCGCGACGCTCGATGCGGTGCTCGCCTACTCCGACGAGCACCGGCACGGCGACGCGCACCAGCACGGCGAGGCGCACCGCAGCACCGCCGCCTGACCCCGCTCGAACCCCCGCCCACAGCCCCCCCGAACACTTCGCACCACCACTCACACCACAGGGAGAGAATCATGACGCACGAGAAGCCTGCCGGCCTGCCCGACAAGATCCAGCTCTTCATCGACGGCGCGTTCGTCGACGCCCAGGACGGCGCCGAGTTCGACGTCATCGAGCCCGTTTCGAACGAGGTCTACATCACGGCCGCCTCGGCCGGCAAGGCCGACGTCGACCTCGCCGTCGCCGCCGCGAAGCGCGCCTTCGACGAGGGCCCCTGGCCGAAGATGCTCCCGCGCGAACGCTCACGGATCCTGCACAAGGTCGCCGACATCGTCGAGTCCCGCGATGAGCAGCTCGCACTGATCGAGAGCTGGGACTCGGGCCTGCCGATCACCCAGGCCAAGGGCCAGGCGCGCCGCGCGGCCGAGAACTTCCGCTTCTTCGCCGATCTCATCGTCGCCGAGCACGACAACGTCACGAAGGTGCCGGGTCGTCAGATCAACTACGTGAACCGCAAGCCCAAGGGCGTCGCCGGCCTCATCACACCGTGGAACGTGCCGTTCATGCAGGAGTCCTGGAAGCTCGCCCCGGCGATCGCGACCGGCAACACCGTCGTGCTGAAGCCCGCGAGCTACACCCCGCTCTCGGCGGCCCTGTGGCCCGAGATCTTCCGCGAGGCCGGCGTGCCCGACGGCGTCTTCAACCTGATCCTCGGCTCCGGCGGCGTCGCGGGTGACGCGCTCGTGAAGCACCCGGACGTGCCGCTCATCTCGTTCACCGGCGACAGCTCGACCGGCGCGATGATCTCGACGAACGCCGCCCCCTTCCTCAAGGGCCTGTCGCTCGAGCTCGGCGGCAAGAGCCCATCGGTCGTCTTCGCCGATGCCGACCTCGAGGAGGCGCTCGACGCCACCGTGTTCAGCGTCTTCAGCCTGAACGGTGAGCGCTGCACCGCGGGCAGCCGCGTGCTCGTCGAGCGGTCGATCTACGACGACTTCGTGCAGCGGTACGCCGAGCGCGCGAAGAACATCGTGATCGGACTCCCCTCCGATCCCGCGACCGAGGTCGGCGCGCTCGTGCACCCGAGCCACTTCGAGAAGGTCATGAGCTACGTCGAGATCGGCAAGGGCGAGGGACGCCTGGTCGCCGGCGGCGGCCGCCCCGAGGGCTTCCCCGAGGGCAACTACGTCGCCCCGACCGTGTTCGCCGATGTCGCCCCCGATGCGCGGATCTTCCAGGAGGAGATCTTCGGACCGGTCGTCGCGATCACCCCGTTCGACACGGACGAGGAGGCGCTCGCGCTCGCGAACGACACGAAGTACGGCCTCGCCGCCTACGTCTGGACCTCGAACCTCAAGCGCGCGCACAACTTCGCGCACGGCATCGAGTCGGGCATGGTCTGGCTGAACTCGAACAACGTCCGGGATCTGCGCACGCCGTTCGGCGGCGTCAAGGCCTCCGGCCTCGGGCGCGAGGGCGGCTACCGCTCCGTCGACTTCTACACGACCGCGCAGTCGATCCAGATCACGCTCAACGAAGCCCACAGCCCCCGCTTCGGCGCCGGCACCCAGTAAGCCCTCGAGTCTGCAAGGAAGCATCATCATGGCAAAGCTCAACGAACACGACAAACAGTCCGCCGGCTTCTGGGTGACGGAGGAGGCGCCGATCCACTCGGACAACCCAATCCCGACCGCCACGTCGGAGGCCCCCGACATCCTCCGCTGCGCGTACATGGAGCTCATCGTCACGGACCTCGCGGCGTCCCGCGAGTTCTACGTCGACGTGCTCGGACTGTACGTCACGACCGAGGACGACGAGGCGATCTACCTCCGCTCGACCGAGGAGTTCATCCACCACAACCTCGTGCTCCGCAAGGGCCCCGTGGCGGCCGTGGCAGCCTTCTCCTACCGCGTCCGCACCCCGCAGGACCTCGACAAGGCCGTGGCCTTCTTCGAGGAGCTCGGCTGCGAGGTGCGGCGCAATCCGAACGGGTTCGTGAAGGGCATCGGCGACTCGGTGCGGGTCATCGATCCCCTCGGCTTCCCGTACGAGTTCTTCTATCAGACCGAGCACACCGAGCGGATGTCGTGGCGCTACGACCTGCACATCCCGGGTGAGCTCGTGCGGCTCGACCACTTCAACCAGATCACCCCGGACGTGCCGCGCGCCGTGGGGTACATGCAGAACCTCGGGTTCCGCGTGACCGAGGACATCCAGGACAACGAGGGCACGGTGTACGCCGCCTGGATGCGCCGCAAGCCCACCGTGCACGACACCGCGATGACGGGCGGCGACGGCCCGCGCATGCACCACGTGTGCTTCGCGACCCACGAGAAGCACAACATCCTCGCGATCTGCGACAAGCTCGGCTCGCTCCGCAAGTCGGACAGCATCGAGCGCGGTCCGGGCCGGCACGGCGTCTCGAACGCCTTCTACCTGTACCTGCGCGATCCCGACGGCCACCGCGTCGAGGTCTACACCCAGGACTACTACACCGGCGATCCCGACAACCCGGTCGTCACCTGGGACGTACACGACAACCAGCGTCGCGACTGGTGGGGCAACCCGGTGGTGCCCTCCTGGTACACCGACGGCTCGCTCGTGCTCGATCTCGACGGCAACCCGCAGCCGATCGTGGCGCGCACGGACAGCTCCGAGATGAACGTGACCATCGGCGCCGACGGGTTCTCCTACACCCGCGAAGAGGACGGCGACAAGGGCTTCAAGCTCGGCAACACGCTGTAGGCGCACAGCGCACACGCACGCGGGGAACGCGGTCTCACCTCGGTGGGGCCGCGTTCCCCGCGTGTGCCCTGCGCCTCGACCCTCTAGGCTTGCATCACATGACTGCCACCCCGTCCCCGGTCGACGACACCACGACCGCCGCCGACGCGTACCGGCTGGCGACGGGCGGCACCCGGATGCGCTACGCCGGCGACTACCGAAACGCCCGCCAGCTGCTCAGCGCGATCGCTCGGCGGATCCCCGACGGCACCTCCTCGCGGAGGAAGAGCCGGCGCTCCGGCAGCGCGCCCGCCCCCACGACGGCCGAGCGCTTCTACGCGTATCGGCAAGCGCGCACCCACCGAGCCCGCGTGCTCTCGATGCTGCTGGTGCCCGTGGTGCCGGGGAATGCCGGACACAGCGGACCGCGCGTCGACCTCCGCCACAGCCCCGACATCAGCGATGCCTGGCTGCACGCCTTCGGCCCGCTCGAGCAGCCGACGCTGGTGAGCCTGCAAGAGCTATTGGGGGCGATCGGGGCCGAGGAGTGGCGCCGCAACGGGGTGTTCGTCGACGCCCTCGACGCCAGGATCCACCCGCACTACGGCACCTTTGCCCCCGTGCGCGGCGAGTACCTCGACCTCGTGGCCCGGGCCGACCTCCCCGGTCACGCGCGCGCCTTCGACATCGGCACCGGCACCGGAGTGCTCGCGGCGATCCTGGCGCGGCGCGGGATCCGCGAGGTGATCGGCACGGACACCCAGCAGCGGGCCATCGCCTGCGCCACCGAGAACTTCGCCGCGCTCGGGCTGGCGGGCCGGGCGCGCGCCGTACCGCAGGATCTGTTCCCCGAGGGCCGCGCCGACGTGGTCGTGTGCAATCCGCCGTGGCTGCCGGGCACCCCGCAGACCCTCCTCGACCACGCGATCTACGACCCGAGGTCGGCGATGCTGCGGGCATTCCTGTGCGAGCTGCCCGCCCACCTCAGCCCGGGCGGCGAGGGCTGGCTGGTGCTGTCGGATCTCGCCGAGCGCCTCGGGCTCCGGAGCCGGCAGGATCTGCAGCAGTGGATCGCCGACGCCGGCCTGCACGTGGTGGGTCGGGACGACACCGTCCCGACCCACGGTCGCGCATCCGACTCCGACGACCCGTTCCACGCGGAGCGCTCAGCCGAGGTCACGACCCTGTGGAGGCTGGGCGCGCGGCCCTGACCGCGCCCGTCGCGCCACCTCAGTCCGGCAGTTCGGTGAAGTTCTCGAGATCCTGCTCGAGCGCAGCGTAGTCCTTCGGGCGCTTGGCCCGCAGGTACGCCGCGAAGATGAGCCCGCCGACGATCGCCACGACGAGCACCCACGGCAGCACCATCACGTACACCGCGTCCGAGCCGGCGACGAGGTCGAAGTTCACGAGCGCCATGATGCTGAAGGTCAGGAGCGCCAGGAAGCCGATCCCGGGTGCCAAGAACGTCGTCATCCACCGCGGATCCCGCGTCCTGCGGAAGTACACGACCACCGCGAGCGCCGCGATCGCCTGCACGATCATGACCGCGAGCGTGCCGAAGCCGAGGCCGACGGGCACGAGGGTGAGCACGGGCGGCAGGTCGGTGTCGATGAAAAACGCGAAGATCGCGGCGACGATGATCCCGAAGAGGTAGTTCACGATGAGGCCGCGCTGCGGAGCGCCCTTCGCGTTGGTCTGCGCCAGCCAGCGCGGCAGCACTCCGGCGCGGCCGAGTGCGAAGAGATAGCGTGCGGCCGAGTTGTGGAAGGCGAGCTGGGCCGCGAACAGGCTGACCACGAGCAGGATCACCGCGACGATGCCCATGAACGGGCCGAGGTAGGTGTCGATGAGGACCAGCGTGAGGTCGCCGGCTTCCTGGTGCGCCAGCCCCTCGGCCTGCGCCTCGGGGACGCCGAGCGCGCTCACGATCGCCCACGCAGCGAACGCGTGCAGCACCCCGATGACGATGATGGCGACGTAGGTGGCGCGCGGGATGGTCTTGCGGGGCTCCTTCGCCTCCTCGCCGAAGAGCGCGGTCGCCTCGAAGCCGATGAACGCCGTCGCGACCAGGAGGAGTCCGATCCACACTGATCCGCCGACGAGGATCTCCGGGCTGAACGCGAGCGTGAACGCCTCGATACTGAAGCCGGTCTGCACGAGCACGGAGAAGGCGAAGGCGACGAGAAGGATGATCTCCAGCACCAGCGCGACGCCGAGCACCACCGCGCTCAGGTGGATCCCGGATCGGGCGAGGAGCAGCACGACGGTGAACAGCACGAAGCCGCAGAGGAACCAGTTGAGCTCGAAGCCGAACACCATGGGCAGCGCCACTGCGCCGGTGAAGAAGCCGATGGTGCCGAGCGCACCGGCGACGAACACGTTGTAGCCGATCGTCGCGATGAGGCCCGTGATCAGGCCGGCGGTCCGGCCCAGGCCCTTCACCACGATCGCGTAGAAGCCGCCGGCGTTCGTGAACTCCTTCGTCATCTGCGCGTAGCCGATCGCGAACAGGAGCAGCGCGAGCGCGACGATGATGACCGCGAGCGGGGTGCCGCCGCCGTTGCCGTGCGAGATCGCGAGCGGCAGCACGACGATGCCCACCGTGACGGGGGCGACCGCGGCGAGCACCAGGAAGACGATCGACGAGACGCCGAGCTGGTTGCGCGCGAGTTGGGTGTGCGAATCTTCAGCCATGAGAGCTCCTTCGTTCACAGGCGTCGCCGCGGCCCCGTTGCCACGGCGTGAAACAGCGTTCGAGGCCGGCTCCAGCGCGGCCGGCTCTTGCCGAATTTCTAGCACGGAACCTCAGGAGCGTCACTCGATCCCTCCGATTCTGCGCGGAGAGACAAGCCCGCCCGCGCATTCGCGCAGGTGGCCGCAAGACGGCCGAGCGTGCGATTGCCGACTGCTGGCCAATCGGATAGCATCCTGAGCAAGCCCGGCACATGAAAGTGGTCCGACGATGGAGTCCCGCACCAGCACTGAGGTGAATCGCATGCGCAATTCGATCGAAGCGGCGTCAACGGTGATGCGCACTGATGACTTCGACCTGTATCAGCAGACCGTCGATCACTCGTTCGTCCCGCTGAAGATCACGCCCGACGCGCACCACCGCTTCTCGGCCTCGATGCGCGGCGTGGACGCCGACGACGTCGCCTTCACGGAGGTGGCGGCCCTCCCCCAGCTCGTGGAGCGCACGCCGGAGAACATCTCCCGCGGCGGCAGCGGGTACTACAAGGTCAGCCTGCTGCTCGCCGGCTCGAGCATCCTGATCCAGGACGGCCGCGAGGTCGTCATGAAGCCCGGCGACATCTCGTTCTACGACACCTCACAGCCCTACTCGCTCCTCTTCGACGAGCAGTTCCGGAACCTCATCATGATGTTCCCGAAGTCGCGGCTCGACTTCCCCGCGCACGTCACGGAGTCCCTGACCGCAGTGTCGCTCGGGGATCAGCACCCGCTCGCCCACGTCGTCGCCGAGTTCATCTCCCGCGCCTCTCCGCATCTGCACCTGCTCTCCGGACCGGCGCGGGCGAAGCTCGCCCACTCCAGCCTCGAGCTCCTGAACTCCACGCTCTCGGCCGTGTTCGACGTCGACGCACCGCCGCACGATCCGCACCAGGCGCTGCTGCAGAAGATCACCGGGTACATCGAGCAGCACCTGGGATCGCCCCGGCTGTCCCCCGACGCCATCGCGGCGGCCCACTACGTGTCGACGCGGCACCTGCACGCGCTCTTCCGCGAGACCGGCACCACGGTCTCCACCTGGATCAAGGAGCGGCGGCTCGAGCGGTGCCGTCTCGACCTCGTCGACCCGGCGTTCGCGCACCTCGGGGTCGCTGCGGTCGCGGCGAACCGCGGCTTCGTCGACGCCGCGCACTTCAGCCGCAGCTTCCGCGCGGCCTACGGCATGTCGCCGACCGAGTTGCGCCGCGCCGTCTGAGCTCATCCACCCGAGTCACTCCGCCCGAGGCGCTCCGGCCCGCGTCGCAGATTCTTCGCCCACATCACCGCCTGGGGCGCAGGTCTTGTCTGCGCGCGCACGACTTCGATTCCGGCGCGAGATTCGCCGCCCGCTCTCGGATACTGAAGGGGTATCCGGATCGTCAATGAAGAGTGAGGGAACCTCCGATGTCGCATACTCCTGACGTGACACACACGCACGGCAAACGCGTGAGCACAACGATCACCGCCCAGCATCCGCTCGATCCGCTCACCGAGGCGGAGATCGCCGCGGCCCGCACCGTACTCGACGAGGCCGGCTTCCTCACCGAGCACGTCCGAGTTGCGATGCTGCTGCCCCTGGACCCGCCGAAGGACGTGCTCGCCGCGTGGCAGGCGGGCGATCCGTTCGAGCGGCGGGTCGTCGTCACCCTGCTCGACCGGTCGACCGCCGAGCACACCGAGGCGATCGTCTCCCTGACCCATCGACGGGTCGACGAGCACCGGGTGCTCCCCACTGGCGAGGCCCCCTACGGACAGGCCGCGATCCTGATGGAGGAGTTCGTCGAGGTCGGCGACATCGTCAAGGCCTCCCCCGAGTGGCGCGCGGCGATGGAGCGGCGCGGCCTGTCCGAGTACATCGACGGCTGCTTCTGCTCGCCCCTCGCACCGGGGTACTTCGGCAAGGAGGACGAGGTGGGCCGCCGCCTCGTCCGCTCCTTCACCTACCTGATCCCGAACGAGGGCGACAGCCCCTGGGCGCACCCGGTCGAGGGCCTCATCGTGCGGGTCGACCTCACGGGCCGCTCGGTCATCGACGTGTACGACGAGGGCGACGTGGAGACCCCGCT
Above is a genomic segment from Leucobacter rhizosphaerae containing:
- a CDS encoding GntR family transcriptional regulator; the encoded protein is MSVESKSEQAYRLIRGRIDDGQYVPGYRLVLAPIANELGMSVVPVREAIRRLEAEQLVTFERNVGAQVALIKETEYLHTMQTLALVEGAATALAAPDISEDQIRRARAVNQTMRETLDAFDPQRFTALNLEFHSVLFESCPNPHILDLVHRGWNRMKVLRNSSFSFVPGRAQESVDEHERILDLIERRAPVAEIESVARAHRTATLDAVLAYSDEHRHGDAHQHGEAHRSTAA
- a CDS encoding aldehyde dehydrogenase, which gives rise to MTHEKPAGLPDKIQLFIDGAFVDAQDGAEFDVIEPVSNEVYITAASAGKADVDLAVAAAKRAFDEGPWPKMLPRERSRILHKVADIVESRDEQLALIESWDSGLPITQAKGQARRAAENFRFFADLIVAEHDNVTKVPGRQINYVNRKPKGVAGLITPWNVPFMQESWKLAPAIATGNTVVLKPASYTPLSAALWPEIFREAGVPDGVFNLILGSGGVAGDALVKHPDVPLISFTGDSSTGAMISTNAAPFLKGLSLELGGKSPSVVFADADLEEALDATVFSVFSLNGERCTAGSRVLVERSIYDDFVQRYAERAKNIVIGLPSDPATEVGALVHPSHFEKVMSYVEIGKGEGRLVAGGGRPEGFPEGNYVAPTVFADVAPDARIFQEEIFGPVVAITPFDTDEEALALANDTKYGLAAYVWTSNLKRAHNFAHGIESGMVWLNSNNVRDLRTPFGGVKASGLGREGGYRSVDFYTTAQSIQITLNEAHSPRFGAGTQ
- the hpaD gene encoding 3,4-dihydroxyphenylacetate 2,3-dioxygenase; its protein translation is MAKLNEHDKQSAGFWVTEEAPIHSDNPIPTATSEAPDILRCAYMELIVTDLAASREFYVDVLGLYVTTEDDEAIYLRSTEEFIHHNLVLRKGPVAAVAAFSYRVRTPQDLDKAVAFFEELGCEVRRNPNGFVKGIGDSVRVIDPLGFPYEFFYQTEHTERMSWRYDLHIPGELVRLDHFNQITPDVPRAVGYMQNLGFRVTEDIQDNEGTVYAAWMRRKPTVHDTAMTGGDGPRMHHVCFATHEKHNILAICDKLGSLRKSDSIERGPGRHGVSNAFYLYLRDPDGHRVEVYTQDYYTGDPDNPVVTWDVHDNQRRDWWGNPVVPSWYTDGSLVLDLDGNPQPIVARTDSSEMNVTIGADGFSYTREEDGDKGFKLGNTL
- a CDS encoding methyltransferase; translated protein: MTATPSPVDDTTTAADAYRLATGGTRMRYAGDYRNARQLLSAIARRIPDGTSSRRKSRRSGSAPAPTTAERFYAYRQARTHRARVLSMLLVPVVPGNAGHSGPRVDLRHSPDISDAWLHAFGPLEQPTLVSLQELLGAIGAEEWRRNGVFVDALDARIHPHYGTFAPVRGEYLDLVARADLPGHARAFDIGTGTGVLAAILARRGIREVIGTDTQQRAIACATENFAALGLAGRARAVPQDLFPEGRADVVVCNPPWLPGTPQTLLDHAIYDPRSAMLRAFLCELPAHLSPGGEGWLVLSDLAERLGLRSRQDLQQWIADAGLHVVGRDDTVPTHGRASDSDDPFHAERSAEVTTLWRLGARP
- a CDS encoding APC family permease gives rise to the protein MAEDSHTQLARNQLGVSSIVFLVLAAVAPVTVGIVVLPLAISHGNGGGTPLAVIIVALALLLFAIGYAQMTKEFTNAGGFYAIVVKGLGRTAGLITGLIATIGYNVFVAGALGTIGFFTGAVALPMVFGFELNWFLCGFVLFTVVLLLARSGIHLSAVVLGVALVLEIILLVAFAFSVLVQTGFSIEAFTLAFSPEILVGGSVWIGLLLVATAFIGFEATALFGEEAKEPRKTIPRATYVAIIVIGVLHAFAAWAIVSALGVPEAQAEGLAHQEAGDLTLVLIDTYLGPFMGIVAVILLVVSLFAAQLAFHNSAARYLFALGRAGVLPRWLAQTNAKGAPQRGLIVNYLFGIIVAAIFAFFIDTDLPPVLTLVPVGLGFGTLAVMIVQAIAALAVVVYFRRTRDPRWMTTFLAPGIGFLALLTFSIMALVNFDLVAGSDAVYVMVLPWVLVVAIVGGLIFAAYLRAKRPKDYAALEQDLENFTELPD
- a CDS encoding helix-turn-helix domain-containing protein, with product MRNSIEAASTVMRTDDFDLYQQTVDHSFVPLKITPDAHHRFSASMRGVDADDVAFTEVAALPQLVERTPENISRGGSGYYKVSLLLAGSSILIQDGREVVMKPGDISFYDTSQPYSLLFDEQFRNLIMMFPKSRLDFPAHVTESLTAVSLGDQHPLAHVVAEFISRASPHLHLLSGPARAKLAHSSLELLNSTLSAVFDVDAPPHDPHQALLQKITGYIEQHLGSPRLSPDAIAAAHYVSTRHLHALFRETGTTVSTWIKERRLERCRLDLVDPAFAHLGVAAVAANRGFVDAAHFSRSFRAAYGMSPTELRRAV